TCCCGCGCAGGGGCGCCTACGACTGCGGCGAGCCCGGCGTGCCCGGCTGGATCGACCTGCGCGTCAGCCTCACCCGGCAGGGCGTCGAACGGTTCCGCGTGACCGGGCCGATGCTGATGCCCGACCCGACCCCGCGCCTGTGCTAACCGTCCCGCCGCGCGCGCTTCTCGTGCCTGGCGATCAGCGTGTCGATCTGGACGCTCAGCTTCGACCCGAGCGGCCAGCCGATGTAGTGGGTGAGGAACACGCCGATCTCGCGCAGCTCGTCCGGGGACAGCTCCCCGTTGGCCAGCGCCGCCGGGATCTGGATGTCGAGGACGTCGTTCAGCCCCTGACCGGCGAGGACCCCGACGAGCAGCAGCCGCCGGTCCCGCATGCTCAGCCCCGGCCGCGTCCAGATCTCGCCGAAGAGGTGCTCCACGGTGATGCCGAAGAAGTCACCGGGCCCGTCCGACACCTCCCAGCCGTAGACCCGGCGCATCATCTCCAGCCCACGCTCACGCCGCCCCACACCCCCCGGTTCGCTCCGCTCATCTGTGTTGCCTGTGGGGGGGCGACCCCCCACACCCCCCGGTTCGCTCCGCTCAGTCATGGGCCTCTCCCTCCAAACCGAGCCCCGCACCGAACCGATCGAGGGCCATCCGCGCGAGCGGGGCGTCAACCCCCAGCTCGTCCGCCAGCTCCAGCGCCAGCGCCAGATCCTTCTCACCGAGGTCCCGCGTGTGCCGCAGGATGTCGTACAGGTCGTCGTCCGGCGCCAGCGGCGCGGTCGTCGGCCGCAACATGATCGAGCCCGCGCCGCCGGTGATCGCGTCGGTGTGCCGGACGACCCGGCCGAGCTTGCGCAGCGACACCCCGGCCGCCTCCGCGAGCCGCTGCGCCTCCGCGGCCGCCGTGAACGAGACGAAGTGCAGCATGTTGCGGGCCAGCTTCGTGCGGGTGCCCGCCCCGACCGGCCCCATGTGCAGGACGAGGTCCGCCCAGGCACCGAACGGCTCGCGGCACCGCTCGAACGCCTCGTCCGTCCCCCCGACCATGACCGCGAGGCTGCCCGCGCTCGCCCCCATGAACCCGCCGCTCACCGGCGCGTCCACCACCTCGATCCCGTAGCGCCGCGCCTGCGAGGCCAGGTCCTCGGCGGTCCCCGCGCGGATGGTCGAGTGGACCGCCAGGACCGTGCCCGGACGCGCGCTCGCGAGCACCTCCGCGCCCACCTCCCTCACCTGGGCGTCGTCCCGGACCATGATCGAGACCAGGTCGCAGTGCGCGGCCACCTCCGCGACGCTCCTCGCGGCCCGCGCGCCCGCCTTCACCAGCGGCGCCATGGCCTCGGCCCGCGCGTCGTACACGGCCAGGCCCCGGCCCGCCAGGTGGGCCGCCATCGGCGCCCCCATCTGCCCGAGCCCGACGAAGCCGACCGCCGTGCGTTCGCCCTCCGGGGGGACGCGCGCGTCGCTCATGCCCGGAACACCTCGCCGCCGTCGACGTTGACGATCTGGCCGGTGATCCACGCGGCGTCGTCCGACAGCAGGAACAGGCAGGCGCCCACCAGGTCCTCGGGCGACCCCATCCGCTTGAGCGCCATCTTGTCCCGGACGATCTTCTGCGACATGTTCCCCGGCACGACCGCGCGGTTGGCCTCGGTGTCGATCGGGCCCGGCGCGATCGCGTTCACGCGGATGTTCATGCCGCCCAGCTCGTGCGCGAGCTGCTGCGTGAGCCCGTTGACGCCGACCTTGGCGAGCCCGTAGAAGCCCGAGTACTGCCAGGCCG
The sequence above is a segment of the Actinomadura coerulea genome. Coding sequences within it:
- a CDS encoding carboxymuconolactone decarboxylase family protein is translated as MMRRVYGWEVSDGPGDFFGITVEHLFGEIWTRPGLSMRDRRLLLVGVLAGQGLNDVLDIQIPAALANGELSPDELREIGVFLTHYIGWPLGSKLSVQIDTLIARHEKRARRDG
- a CDS encoding NAD(P)-dependent oxidoreductase; translated protein: MSDARVPPEGERTAVGFVGLGQMGAPMAAHLAGRGLAVYDARAEAMAPLVKAGARAARSVAEVAAHCDLVSIMVRDDAQVREVGAEVLASARPGTVLAVHSTIRAGTAEDLASQARRYGIEVVDAPVSGGFMGASAGSLAVMVGGTDEAFERCREPFGAWADLVLHMGPVGAGTRTKLARNMLHFVSFTAAAEAQRLAEAAGVSLRKLGRVVRHTDAITGGAGSIMLRPTTAPLAPDDDLYDILRHTRDLGEKDLALALELADELGVDAPLARMALDRFGAGLGLEGEAHD